In Harmonia axyridis chromosome 6, icHarAxyr1.1, whole genome shotgun sequence, a single window of DNA contains:
- the LOC123683227 gene encoding procathepsin L-like, protein MKVLALICIVVIGCVNAISDEEVLQKWENYQVEFGKSYRSPIEARKRLAVFKDNLEKIEAHNALYEQGKSTHTEGINQFTDWTQEEFMQYVNKGLLNKPVIVGDIFNASKSFSNVGAVDWRTAGVVTPVKNQGQCGSCWSFSATGAIEGQLGRKGKLISLSEQNLIDCSAVYGNNGCNGGLMTAAFDFVRENGIESEQNYPYRAIDEYCQANPSRTVTKLSSYVNIPSGSVSSLKQAIANKGPIAVAIDATLTLQRYSSGILNDNSCSSRSLNHGVLAVGYGSSNGQSYFIVKNSWGSTWGEAGYFRLSMSRNNPCGIATMASYPVL, encoded by the exons ATGAAGGTTTTAGCTCTTATTTGTATTGTTGTGATTGGCTGTGTTAACGCCATCAGTGACGAAGAAGTTTTACAAAAATGGGAAAATTACCAG GTGGAATTCGGCAAATCCTACAGATCACCAATTGAAGCCCGTAAACGTTTGGCAGTATTCAAAGACaacttggaaaaaattgaagcaCACAATGCCCTTTACGAACAAGGAAAATCTACTCATACTGAGGGCATCAACCAATTCACTGATTGGACTCAAGAAGAATTCATGCAATACGTGAACAAAGGTTTGCTCAACAAACCAGTCATTGTTGGCGACATCTTCAATGCAAGCAAAAGCTTCTCCAACGTTGGAGCAGTCGACTGGAGAACAGCTGGAGTTGTTACTCCTGTTAAGAATCAAGGACAGTGTGGATCATGCTGGTCTTTTAGTGCT ACTGGTGCCATTGAAGGTCAACTCGGCAGAAAAGGTAAACTGATATCCCTAAGCGAACAAAATCTTATCGATTGCTCAGCTGTCTATGGTAATAACGGTTGTAATGGAGGTCTAATGACAGCTGCCTTTGATTTCGTCCGAGAAAATGGAATTGAAAGTGAGCAAAATTATCCTTATAGAGCAATAGACGAATACTGCCAAGCAAATCCTTCAAGAACCGTCACTAAACTCTCTAGCTATGTGAACATTCCGTCTGGAAGTGTTTCATCACTCAAGCAGGCAATAGCTAACAAGGGTCCAATAGCTGTTGCCATTGACGCCACACTAACGCTACAGAGATACAGCAGTGGTATACTCAATGACAACTCTTGTAGCAGCCGGTCTTTGAACCACGGTGTTCTTGCTGTTGGTTATGGAAGTTCTAATGGacaatcttattttattgtTAAGAATTCATGGGGCTCCACTTGGGGAGAAGCTGGTTACTTCAGGTTGTCGATGAGCAGAAATAATCCATGTGGAATTGCTACTATGGCTTCTTACCCAGTATTGTAG
- the LOC123682463 gene encoding craniofacial development protein 2-like yields the protein MTAGDQVTSAKWATGRVNKNNLSLSKLPLRVQYRIATWNIRGLLQAGKLFILEQELIKQNIDICGIAETHWKDRGHFEGTEYKIFISGAEKTGQRGVAILVSKKLARSVYEYLPINDRLIMITFNAKPTKLHIFQVYMPTTDADDDEVEEVYKVLEEKISKIPRKHIVIVMGDWNAKVGETLNDDNLRETVGEYGLGERNARGERLIQFSVDNEFTITNTNFKKHPRRLSTWTSPGARYKNQIDYILVRKRWKTSVKDVETRTSAEGGSDHKLLRAEFKIKFHGISKPMSTTRVVPEDLAKFQSALKNSIKPKATGDPEKTWIDTKQWILNAIDSTNSKKQLQRRKHWMSDETMELVDLGRADWICPWKGHP from the coding sequence ATGACCGCAGGCGACCAGGTGACATCTGCGAAATGGGCGACTGGAAGAGTAAATAAGAACAACCTAAGTTTAAGTAAACTACCACTAAGAGTCCAATACCGCATTGCTACGTGGAACATACGGGGGCTGTTGCAGGCGGGAAAATTATTTATACTGGAACAAGAATTAATTAAACAAAACATCGATATATGTGGGATAGCCGAGACGCATTGGAAAGATAGGGGTCATTTCGAAGGTACAGAATACAAGATATTTATATCAGGTGCCGAAAAGACTGGACAGAGAGGTGTAGCCATACTAGTGTCAAAAAAACTAGCTCGGAGCGTTTATGAGTATCTACCGATAAACGATCGACTGATCATGATAACTTTCAACGCAAAACCTACCAAACTACATATATTTCAAGTCTACATGCCTACAACTGATGCCGATGATGACGAGGTAGAGGAAGTATATAAAGTACTGGAAGAGAAGATCTCAAAGATCCCAAGGAAACATATTGTCATAGTAATGGGGGATTGGAACGCTAAAGTCGGCGAGACACTAAACGATGATAACTTACGGGAAACCGTAGGTGAATATGGACTCGGTGAACGCAATGCGAGGGGAGAGCGCCTGATACAATTTTCTGTGGATAATGAATTCACAATCACAAACACTAACTTTAAGAAACACCCCAGAAGACTATCTACATGGACATCGCCAGGCGCAAgatataaaaaccaaattgactATATTCTAGTAAGGAAGAGATGGAAAACTTCAGTTAAGGATGTCGAAACCAGAACAAGTGCTGAAGGTGGTTCTGATCACAAACTACTGAGAGCTGAATTCAAAATAAAGTTCCACGGAATATCGAAACCTATGAGCACAACCAGGGTTGTACCAGAAGACCTAGCCAAATTCCAATCGGCCTTGAAGAATAGCATAAAACCGAAAGCTACAGGAGACCCCGAAAAAACTTGGATTGACACAAAACAGTGGATTCTCAATGCTATTGACTCAACAAATTCCAAAAAACAATTGCAGAGACGGAAACACTGGATGTCAGATGAAACAATGGAACTTGTAGATCTCGGAAGAGCAGACTGGATTTGTCCCTGGAAAGGGCACCCGTGA